A window from Carassius gibelio isolate Cgi1373 ecotype wild population from Czech Republic chromosome B3, carGib1.2-hapl.c, whole genome shotgun sequence encodes these proteins:
- the LOC127953849 gene encoding dynamin-2 isoform X2 encodes MGNRGMEDLIPLINKLQDAFSSIGQSCNLDLPQIAVVGGQSAGKSSVLENFVGRDFLPRGSGIVTRRPLILQLVNNKAEYAEFLHCKGRKFVDFDEVRQEIEAETDRITGSNKGISPIPINLRVYSPHVLNLTLIDLPGMTKVAVGDQPPDIEHQIRDMILQFITRESCLILAVTPANTDLANSDALKVAKEVDPQGLRTIGVITKLDLMDEGTDARDILENKLLPLRRGYIGVVNRSQKDIDGRKDIRAALAAERKFFLSHPSYRHMAERMGTPHLQKTLNQQLTNHIRDTLPGLRSKLQSQLLSLEKEVEEYKNFRPDDPTRKTKALLQMVQQFGVDFEKRIEGSGDQVDTAELSGGARINRIFHERFPFELVKIVFDEKELRREISHAIKNVHGVRTGLFTPDLAFEAIVKKQIIKLKEPCLKCIDLVIQELINTVRQCTNKLGSYPRLREETERIVTTYVREREGKTKDQVLLLIDIELSYINTNHEDFIGFANAQQRNVVNKKRAIPNQGEILVIRKGWLTLHISIMKGGSKEYWFVLTAESLSWYKDEEEKEKKYMLPLDNLKLRDVEKGFMSTKHIFAIFNTEQRNVYKDLRQIELACDTQEDMDSWKASFLRAGVYPEKDQVESEEAAPADTFSMDPQLERQVETIRNLVDSYISIVNKTIRDLMPKTIMHLMINNAKDFIHSELLAYLYSSGDQNSLMEESADQAQRRDEMLRMYHAIKEALNIIGDISTTTVSTPAPPPVNDSWIPETSPTPQHRPATSAPPPSRPPAVRGPTPGPPTLNPIPSFVAPPIPSRPGQDPFTAPPQIPSRPARIPPGIPRRPPGAPNRPTIIRPAEPSLLD; translated from the exons gGATTTCCTTCCCCGAGGCTCCGGAATCGTCACCCGCAGGCCTCTCATTCTGCAGCTAGTAAACAACAAAGCTG AATATGCGGAATTCTTGCACTGCAAAGGGAGAAAGTTTGTGGACTTTGATGAAGTCCGGCAAGAAATTGAAGCCGAGACCGACAGGATCACTGGCTCCAATAAGGGCATCTCTCCTATTCCCATCAACCTGAGGGTTTACTCTCCACACG TCCTGAATCTGACCCTCATCGATTTGCCCGGTATGACTAAGGTTGCGGTGGGCGACCAGCCGCCAGACATCGAGCACCAGATTCGAGACATGATTCTGCAGTTCATCACTAGAGAAAGCTGCCTGATCCTGGCGGTCACCCCGGCCAACACTGACCTGGCCAACTCAGACGCTCTCAAGGTGGCGAAGGAAGTGGACCCTCAAG GACTGCGTACCATCGGTGTGATTACTAAACTGGATCTAATGGATGAGGGTACAGACGCACGGGATATCCTGGAAAATAAACTCTTACCACTGCGCAGAG GTTATATTGGTGTAGTGAATCGTAGTCAGAAAGACATAGATGGCAGGAAGGACATTCGTGCTGCACTGGCAGCCGAAAGGAAGTTTTTCCTGTCCCACCCCAGTTACAGACACATGGCTGAACGAATGGGAACACCGCACCTACAGAAGACCCTCAACCAG caattaaCCAACCACATCCGGGACACGCTACCCGGCCTGCGCAGCAAACTCCAGTCTCAGCTTCTCTCTCTGGAAAAAGAGGTGGAAGAGTATAAGAACTTCCGCCCGGATGACCCTACGCGAAAAACCAAGGCCCTTCTGCA GATGGTCCAGCAgtttggagtggactttgagaaGCGCATCGAGGGGTCCGGAGACCAGGTGGACACTGCAGAGCTGTCCGGAGGTGCCAGGATTAACCGAATTTTCCATGAGCGCTTCCCCTTCGAGCTGGTCAAG ATTGTGTTTGACGAGAAGGAGCTCCGGCGAGAAATCAGTCACGCCATTAAGAACGTCCATGGTGTCAG AACTGGGCTGTTCACTCCAGATCTGGCGTTTGAAGCCATCGTGAAAAAGCAGATCATTAAGCTGAAAGAGCCCTGTCTGAAATGTATCGATCTGGTTATTCAGGAGCTCATCAACACAGTCAGGCAGTGCACCAACAAG CTAGGCTCTTACCCCAGACTGCGAGAAGAGACCGAGAGGATTGTCACTACTTAtgtcagagagagagaaggcaaGACCAAGGACCAG gTCCTTTTGCTGATTGACATTGAGCTGTCATACATTAACACAAACCATGAGGACTTCATTGGATTTGCAAA CGCCCAGCAAAGGAATGTTGTCAACAAGAAAAGAGCCATTCCCAACCAG GGTGAAATACTG GTGATCCGTAAAGGCTGGCTAACCCTCCACATCAGCATTATGAAGGGTGGCTCCAAGGAGTACTGGTTCGTCCTGACGGCCGAATCACTGTCCTGGTACAAGGACGAGGAG GAAAAAGAGAAGAAATACATGCTTCCTCTGGACAACCTGAAGCTCAGAGACGTGGAGAAAGGCTTCATGTCCACTAAGCATATTTTTGCAATCTTCAACACTGAGCAAAG GAACGTGTACAAGGACTTGCGTCAGATCGAGCTGGCCTGTGATACGCAGGAGGACATGGACAGCTGGAAAGCCTCTTTTCTCCGAGCAGGCGTTTATCCTGAGAAAGATCAG gtggagTCAGAAGAGGCCGCTCCAGCCGACACCTTCTCCATGGACCCTCAGCTGGAGAGGCAGGTGGAGACCATCCGTAATCTGGTGGACTCTTACATCAGTATCGTCAACAAGACCATCAGAGACCTCATGCCCAAGACTATCATGCACCTCATGATCAACAAC GCTAAAGACTTCATCCACTCAGAGCTGCTGGCGTACCTGTACTCCTCGGGTGATCAGAACAGTCTGATGGAGGAGTCTGCTGACCAGGCCCAGCGCAGAGACGAGATGCTGCGTATGTACCACGCCATAAAAGAGGCCCTCAACATCATCGGTGACATCAGCACCACCACTGTGTCCACTCCTGCTCCTCCGCCCGTCAACGACAGCTGGATTCCAGAGACAAG CCCCACCCCCCAGCACAGACCGGCTACATCGGCTCCGCCCCCCAGCAGGCCTCCTGCAGTGAGAGGTCCAACGCCAGGCCCGCCCACTCTTAACCCCATCCCCTCCTTTGTAGCCCCGCCCATTCCCTCTCGCCCAGGCCAAGATCCTTTCACTGCGCCCCCTCAGATCCCCTCCCGCCCCGCCCGCATCCCCCCGGGCATCCCCAG aagaccccctGGCGCTCCCAACCGGCCCACCATTATCCGCCCCGCCGAGCCCTCCCTGCTAGACTAG
- the LOC127953849 gene encoding dynamin-2 isoform X3: MGNRGMEDLIPLINKLQDAFSSIGQSCNLDLPQIAVVGGQSAGKSSVLENFVGRDFLPRGSGIVTRRPLILQLVNNKAEYAEFLHCKGRKFVDFDEVRQEIEAETDRITGSNKGISPIPINLRVYSPHVLNLTLIDLPGMTKVAVGDQPPDIEHQIRDMILQFITRESCLILAVTPANTDLANSDALKVAKEVDPQGLRTIGVITKLDLMDEGTDARDILENKLLPLRRGYIGVVNRSQKDIDGRKDIRAALAAERKFFLSHPSYRHMAERMGTPHLQKTLNQQLTNHIRDTLPGLRSKLQSQLLSLEKEVEEYKNFRPDDPTRKTKALLQMVQQFGVDFEKRIEGSGDQVDTAELSGGARINRIFHERFPFELVKIVFDEKELRREISHAIKNVHGVRTGLFTPDLAFEAIVKKQIIKLKEPCLKCIDLVIQELINTVRQCTNKLGSYPRLREETERIVTTYVREREGKTKDQVLLLIDIELSYINTNHEDFIGFANAQQRNVVNKKRAIPNQVIRKGWLTLHISIMKGGSKEYWFVLTAESLSWYKDEEEKEKKYMLPLDNLKLRDVEKGFMSTKHIFAIFNTEQRNVYKDLRQIELACDTQEDMDSWKASFLRAGVYPEKDQVESEEAAPADTFSMDPQLERQVETIRNLVDSYISIVNKTIRDLMPKTIMHLMINNAKDFIHSELLAYLYSSGDQNSLMEESADQAQRRDEMLRMYHAIKEALNIIGDISTTTVSTPAPPPVNDSWIPETSPTPQHRPATSAPPPSRPPAVRGPTPGPPTLNPIPSFVAPPIPSRPGQDPFTAPPQIPSRPARIPPGIPSRRPPGAPNRPTIIRPAEPSLLD, encoded by the exons gGATTTCCTTCCCCGAGGCTCCGGAATCGTCACCCGCAGGCCTCTCATTCTGCAGCTAGTAAACAACAAAGCTG AATATGCGGAATTCTTGCACTGCAAAGGGAGAAAGTTTGTGGACTTTGATGAAGTCCGGCAAGAAATTGAAGCCGAGACCGACAGGATCACTGGCTCCAATAAGGGCATCTCTCCTATTCCCATCAACCTGAGGGTTTACTCTCCACACG TCCTGAATCTGACCCTCATCGATTTGCCCGGTATGACTAAGGTTGCGGTGGGCGACCAGCCGCCAGACATCGAGCACCAGATTCGAGACATGATTCTGCAGTTCATCACTAGAGAAAGCTGCCTGATCCTGGCGGTCACCCCGGCCAACACTGACCTGGCCAACTCAGACGCTCTCAAGGTGGCGAAGGAAGTGGACCCTCAAG GACTGCGTACCATCGGTGTGATTACTAAACTGGATCTAATGGATGAGGGTACAGACGCACGGGATATCCTGGAAAATAAACTCTTACCACTGCGCAGAG GTTATATTGGTGTAGTGAATCGTAGTCAGAAAGACATAGATGGCAGGAAGGACATTCGTGCTGCACTGGCAGCCGAAAGGAAGTTTTTCCTGTCCCACCCCAGTTACAGACACATGGCTGAACGAATGGGAACACCGCACCTACAGAAGACCCTCAACCAG caattaaCCAACCACATCCGGGACACGCTACCCGGCCTGCGCAGCAAACTCCAGTCTCAGCTTCTCTCTCTGGAAAAAGAGGTGGAAGAGTATAAGAACTTCCGCCCGGATGACCCTACGCGAAAAACCAAGGCCCTTCTGCA GATGGTCCAGCAgtttggagtggactttgagaaGCGCATCGAGGGGTCCGGAGACCAGGTGGACACTGCAGAGCTGTCCGGAGGTGCCAGGATTAACCGAATTTTCCATGAGCGCTTCCCCTTCGAGCTGGTCAAG ATTGTGTTTGACGAGAAGGAGCTCCGGCGAGAAATCAGTCACGCCATTAAGAACGTCCATGGTGTCAG AACTGGGCTGTTCACTCCAGATCTGGCGTTTGAAGCCATCGTGAAAAAGCAGATCATTAAGCTGAAAGAGCCCTGTCTGAAATGTATCGATCTGGTTATTCAGGAGCTCATCAACACAGTCAGGCAGTGCACCAACAAG CTAGGCTCTTACCCCAGACTGCGAGAAGAGACCGAGAGGATTGTCACTACTTAtgtcagagagagagaaggcaaGACCAAGGACCAG gTCCTTTTGCTGATTGACATTGAGCTGTCATACATTAACACAAACCATGAGGACTTCATTGGATTTGCAAA CGCCCAGCAAAGGAATGTTGTCAACAAGAAAAGAGCCATTCCCAACCAG GTGATCCGTAAAGGCTGGCTAACCCTCCACATCAGCATTATGAAGGGTGGCTCCAAGGAGTACTGGTTCGTCCTGACGGCCGAATCACTGTCCTGGTACAAGGACGAGGAG GAAAAAGAGAAGAAATACATGCTTCCTCTGGACAACCTGAAGCTCAGAGACGTGGAGAAAGGCTTCATGTCCACTAAGCATATTTTTGCAATCTTCAACACTGAGCAAAG GAACGTGTACAAGGACTTGCGTCAGATCGAGCTGGCCTGTGATACGCAGGAGGACATGGACAGCTGGAAAGCCTCTTTTCTCCGAGCAGGCGTTTATCCTGAGAAAGATCAG gtggagTCAGAAGAGGCCGCTCCAGCCGACACCTTCTCCATGGACCCTCAGCTGGAGAGGCAGGTGGAGACCATCCGTAATCTGGTGGACTCTTACATCAGTATCGTCAACAAGACCATCAGAGACCTCATGCCCAAGACTATCATGCACCTCATGATCAACAAC GCTAAAGACTTCATCCACTCAGAGCTGCTGGCGTACCTGTACTCCTCGGGTGATCAGAACAGTCTGATGGAGGAGTCTGCTGACCAGGCCCAGCGCAGAGACGAGATGCTGCGTATGTACCACGCCATAAAAGAGGCCCTCAACATCATCGGTGACATCAGCACCACCACTGTGTCCACTCCTGCTCCTCCGCCCGTCAACGACAGCTGGATTCCAGAGACAAG CCCCACCCCCCAGCACAGACCGGCTACATCGGCTCCGCCCCCCAGCAGGCCTCCTGCAGTGAGAGGTCCAACGCCAGGCCCGCCCACTCTTAACCCCATCCCCTCCTTTGTAGCCCCGCCCATTCCCTCTCGCCCAGGCCAAGATCCTTTCACTGCGCCCCCTCAGATCCCCTCCCGCCCCGCCCGCATCCCCCCGGGCATCCCCAG cagaagaccccctGGCGCTCCCAACCGGCCCACCATTATCCGCCCCGCCGAGCCCTCCCTGCTAGACTAG
- the LOC127953849 gene encoding dynamin-2 isoform X4, whose amino-acid sequence MGNRGMEDLIPLINKLQDAFSSIGQSCNLDLPQIAVVGGQSAGKSSVLENFVGRDFLPRGSGIVTRRPLILQLVNNKAEYAEFLHCKGRKFVDFDEVRQEIEAETDRITGSNKGISPIPINLRVYSPHVLNLTLIDLPGMTKVAVGDQPPDIEHQIRDMILQFITRESCLILAVTPANTDLANSDALKVAKEVDPQGLRTIGVITKLDLMDEGTDARDILENKLLPLRRGYIGVVNRSQKDIDGRKDIRAALAAERKFFLSHPSYRHMAERMGTPHLQKTLNQQLTNHIRDTLPGLRSKLQSQLLSLEKEVEEYKNFRPDDPTRKTKALLQMVQQFGVDFEKRIEGSGDQVDTAELSGGARINRIFHERFPFELVKIVFDEKELRREISHAIKNVHGVRTGLFTPDLAFEAIVKKQIIKLKEPCLKCIDLVIQELINTVRQCTNKLGSYPRLREETERIVTTYVREREGKTKDQVLLLIDIELSYINTNHEDFIGFANAQQRNVVNKKRAIPNQVIRKGWLTLHISIMKGGSKEYWFVLTAESLSWYKDEEEKEKKYMLPLDNLKLRDVEKGFMSTKHIFAIFNTEQRNVYKDLRQIELACDTQEDMDSWKASFLRAGVYPEKDQVESEEAAPADTFSMDPQLERQVETIRNLVDSYISIVNKTIRDLMPKTIMHLMINNAKDFIHSELLAYLYSSGDQNSLMEESADQAQRRDEMLRMYHAIKEALNIIGDISTTTVSTPAPPPVNDSWIPETSPTPQHRPATSAPPPSRPPAVRGPTPGPPTLNPIPSFVAPPIPSRPGQDPFTAPPQIPSRPARIPPGIPRRPPGAPNRPTIIRPAEPSLLD is encoded by the exons gGATTTCCTTCCCCGAGGCTCCGGAATCGTCACCCGCAGGCCTCTCATTCTGCAGCTAGTAAACAACAAAGCTG AATATGCGGAATTCTTGCACTGCAAAGGGAGAAAGTTTGTGGACTTTGATGAAGTCCGGCAAGAAATTGAAGCCGAGACCGACAGGATCACTGGCTCCAATAAGGGCATCTCTCCTATTCCCATCAACCTGAGGGTTTACTCTCCACACG TCCTGAATCTGACCCTCATCGATTTGCCCGGTATGACTAAGGTTGCGGTGGGCGACCAGCCGCCAGACATCGAGCACCAGATTCGAGACATGATTCTGCAGTTCATCACTAGAGAAAGCTGCCTGATCCTGGCGGTCACCCCGGCCAACACTGACCTGGCCAACTCAGACGCTCTCAAGGTGGCGAAGGAAGTGGACCCTCAAG GACTGCGTACCATCGGTGTGATTACTAAACTGGATCTAATGGATGAGGGTACAGACGCACGGGATATCCTGGAAAATAAACTCTTACCACTGCGCAGAG GTTATATTGGTGTAGTGAATCGTAGTCAGAAAGACATAGATGGCAGGAAGGACATTCGTGCTGCACTGGCAGCCGAAAGGAAGTTTTTCCTGTCCCACCCCAGTTACAGACACATGGCTGAACGAATGGGAACACCGCACCTACAGAAGACCCTCAACCAG caattaaCCAACCACATCCGGGACACGCTACCCGGCCTGCGCAGCAAACTCCAGTCTCAGCTTCTCTCTCTGGAAAAAGAGGTGGAAGAGTATAAGAACTTCCGCCCGGATGACCCTACGCGAAAAACCAAGGCCCTTCTGCA GATGGTCCAGCAgtttggagtggactttgagaaGCGCATCGAGGGGTCCGGAGACCAGGTGGACACTGCAGAGCTGTCCGGAGGTGCCAGGATTAACCGAATTTTCCATGAGCGCTTCCCCTTCGAGCTGGTCAAG ATTGTGTTTGACGAGAAGGAGCTCCGGCGAGAAATCAGTCACGCCATTAAGAACGTCCATGGTGTCAG AACTGGGCTGTTCACTCCAGATCTGGCGTTTGAAGCCATCGTGAAAAAGCAGATCATTAAGCTGAAAGAGCCCTGTCTGAAATGTATCGATCTGGTTATTCAGGAGCTCATCAACACAGTCAGGCAGTGCACCAACAAG CTAGGCTCTTACCCCAGACTGCGAGAAGAGACCGAGAGGATTGTCACTACTTAtgtcagagagagagaaggcaaGACCAAGGACCAG gTCCTTTTGCTGATTGACATTGAGCTGTCATACATTAACACAAACCATGAGGACTTCATTGGATTTGCAAA CGCCCAGCAAAGGAATGTTGTCAACAAGAAAAGAGCCATTCCCAACCAG GTGATCCGTAAAGGCTGGCTAACCCTCCACATCAGCATTATGAAGGGTGGCTCCAAGGAGTACTGGTTCGTCCTGACGGCCGAATCACTGTCCTGGTACAAGGACGAGGAG GAAAAAGAGAAGAAATACATGCTTCCTCTGGACAACCTGAAGCTCAGAGACGTGGAGAAAGGCTTCATGTCCACTAAGCATATTTTTGCAATCTTCAACACTGAGCAAAG GAACGTGTACAAGGACTTGCGTCAGATCGAGCTGGCCTGTGATACGCAGGAGGACATGGACAGCTGGAAAGCCTCTTTTCTCCGAGCAGGCGTTTATCCTGAGAAAGATCAG gtggagTCAGAAGAGGCCGCTCCAGCCGACACCTTCTCCATGGACCCTCAGCTGGAGAGGCAGGTGGAGACCATCCGTAATCTGGTGGACTCTTACATCAGTATCGTCAACAAGACCATCAGAGACCTCATGCCCAAGACTATCATGCACCTCATGATCAACAAC GCTAAAGACTTCATCCACTCAGAGCTGCTGGCGTACCTGTACTCCTCGGGTGATCAGAACAGTCTGATGGAGGAGTCTGCTGACCAGGCCCAGCGCAGAGACGAGATGCTGCGTATGTACCACGCCATAAAAGAGGCCCTCAACATCATCGGTGACATCAGCACCACCACTGTGTCCACTCCTGCTCCTCCGCCCGTCAACGACAGCTGGATTCCAGAGACAAG CCCCACCCCCCAGCACAGACCGGCTACATCGGCTCCGCCCCCCAGCAGGCCTCCTGCAGTGAGAGGTCCAACGCCAGGCCCGCCCACTCTTAACCCCATCCCCTCCTTTGTAGCCCCGCCCATTCCCTCTCGCCCAGGCCAAGATCCTTTCACTGCGCCCCCTCAGATCCCCTCCCGCCCCGCCCGCATCCCCCCGGGCATCCCCAG aagaccccctGGCGCTCCCAACCGGCCCACCATTATCCGCCCCGCCGAGCCCTCCCTGCTAGACTAG